From the Chitinophaga lutea genome, one window contains:
- a CDS encoding winged helix-turn-helix transcriptional regulator: MKSREGHEPGKCLSMLLPITDALEVLSGKWKLPILISLSFGNKRFGEMAKEIPKITDRMLSKELRELEAHQLIKRTVYDAVPAIVEYSITDYGASLDPLIQELYKWGSRHRKRMMAKSH; this comes from the coding sequence ATGAAATCACGTGAAGGCCATGAGCCTGGGAAATGTCTCAGCATGCTGCTGCCCATTACCGATGCCCTCGAGGTATTGAGCGGAAAATGGAAACTGCCGATCCTGATCAGTTTATCGTTCGGCAATAAACGATTCGGGGAAATGGCGAAGGAAATACCGAAGATCACGGACCGGATGCTGTCGAAGGAATTGCGCGAACTGGAAGCGCATCAGCTGATCAAACGCACGGTGTACGACGCCGTGCCGGCCATCGTGGAATATTCGATCACGGACTACGGCGCTTCCCTCGACCCGCTGATACAGGAGTTGTACAAATGGGGCAGCCGGCACCGGAAGCGCATGATGGCGAAGTCACATTAG
- a CDS encoding DoxX family protein, whose protein sequence is MNKTRIIYWASTAIVSLMMLFTGFSYLTNEEMKQAFVQIGFPSFFRIELAVAKLVGGVLLLVPAVKGFAKQFVYVGFMIVLASAFLTHLAIGDTVSHSIMPLLFLGILIVSYVYYGKLAKPVTV, encoded by the coding sequence ATGAACAAAACCAGGATTATCTATTGGGCCAGCACGGCGATCGTGTCGCTGATGATGCTTTTCACCGGCTTTTCTTACCTGACGAATGAAGAAATGAAACAGGCTTTCGTACAGATCGGTTTCCCTTCGTTTTTCAGGATAGAGCTGGCGGTGGCCAAGCTGGTGGGCGGTGTTTTACTGCTGGTGCCGGCGGTGAAGGGGTTTGCCAAACAATTTGTATATGTGGGGTTCATGATCGTGCTGGCATCGGCATTTCTGACGCATCTGGCCATCGGGGATACGGTATCGCACAGCATCATGCCGCTGCTGTTCCTGGGGATACTGATCGTTTCTTATGTGTATTACGGGAAACTGGCGAAGCCCGTAACGGTATAG
- a CDS encoding glycoside hydrolase family 28 protein, which yields MTVMKQLGLLCLLFFTQQTVAKDYPITDFGAKPGPGHMNTAAINKAIEQCHAAGGGRVIVPAGVFSSGTLVMKNNVNLHLEMGATLLASASPDDFPAQPQPRYRSQKDPGGWRALIYANEAENIAITGHGTIDGNGARHPGNPKNRIGSDMDGRPRNILFISCRNVQVGGIRMRNAAIWNQHYLDCEDVIVDRVQVYNHANRNNDGIDIDGCRRFVLSNSTFDTDDDAIVLKSTGAAATEDVVITNCIVSSFCNAIKAGTESTGGFKNIAISNCVIKPSRNTEKPIYGTSRGIAALSIEIVDGGQMEGVSISNISISGSDCPLFVRLGNRARKHTAAAPEPPVGTMKNIVISNVTAYGTGNYSASITAIPGHYVENISLSNIQFFNRGGLAAGGYIKDVKGVKEDEKGYPQPTAWKELPSSGLFIRHARNVQVTGLMLGAAAADPRPPVVAEDVEGLQIKNVARIANCTAGVFFKGRNVRHFNVETPPGWDKQEKQLDGQ from the coding sequence ATGACCGTAATGAAACAACTTGGGCTGCTGTGCCTGTTATTTTTTACTCAACAGACCGTTGCCAAAGATTACCCGATTACAGACTTCGGCGCAAAGCCAGGGCCGGGACATATGAACACGGCCGCCATCAACAAAGCCATCGAACAATGCCACGCCGCCGGCGGCGGCAGGGTGATCGTTCCCGCCGGTGTTTTCAGCTCCGGCACGCTTGTCATGAAAAACAACGTCAACCTCCATCTCGAAATGGGCGCCACGCTGCTGGCCAGCGCCTCGCCGGACGACTTCCCCGCACAGCCGCAGCCGCGCTACCGTTCACAGAAAGATCCCGGCGGCTGGCGCGCATTGATCTATGCAAATGAAGCGGAGAACATCGCCATTACCGGCCACGGCACCATCGACGGTAACGGCGCCAGACATCCCGGTAACCCCAAAAACAGGATCGGCAGCGATATGGACGGCCGCCCGCGCAACATCCTGTTTATTTCATGCCGGAACGTACAGGTGGGAGGCATCCGCATGCGGAACGCCGCCATCTGGAACCAGCATTACCTCGATTGTGAAGACGTGATCGTTGACCGGGTGCAGGTGTACAACCACGCCAACCGCAACAACGACGGCATCGACATCGACGGCTGCCGCCGCTTCGTATTGTCCAACTCCACCTTCGATACGGACGACGACGCCATCGTACTGAAAAGCACCGGGGCCGCGGCTACGGAAGATGTGGTGATCACCAACTGCATCGTATCGAGCTTCTGCAACGCCATCAAGGCCGGCACGGAATCCACCGGCGGCTTCAAAAATATCGCCATTTCGAATTGTGTCATCAAACCCAGCCGCAACACGGAAAAACCCATCTACGGCACCTCCCGCGGCATCGCCGCGCTTTCCATCGAGATTGTGGACGGCGGACAGATGGAAGGCGTCAGTATCAGCAACATCAGCATCAGCGGCAGCGATTGCCCGCTGTTCGTTCGCCTCGGCAACCGCGCCCGCAAACATACCGCCGCCGCACCGGAGCCCCCGGTGGGCACCATGAAAAACATCGTGATCAGCAATGTAACGGCTTACGGCACCGGCAACTATTCCGCTTCCATCACGGCCATTCCCGGACATTACGTGGAAAACATCTCTTTGTCCAACATCCAGTTCTTCAACCGCGGCGGCCTTGCTGCCGGCGGTTATATCAAAGATGTGAAAGGCGTAAAGGAAGATGAAAAAGGCTATCCCCAGCCCACCGCCTGGAAAGAGCTGCCTTCTTCCGGCCTCTTCATCCGGCATGCCCGGAACGTACAGGTAACCGGCCTCATGCTCGGCGCCGCAGCGGCCGACCCGCGCCCGCCGGTAGTAGCGGAGGATGTGGAAGGATTGCAGATCAAAAACGTGGCAAGAATCGCCAACTGCACGGCCGGTGTGTTTTTCAAAGGCAGGAATGTGCGGCACTTCAATGTGGAAACACCACCGGGATGGGATAAGCAGGAAAAACAGCTCGACGGTCAATAA
- a CDS encoding RagB/SusD family nutrient uptake outer membrane protein: MKKTIVLFISLTMLAGTSCKKFLATKPKDFSSPEQYYSTEKELNEALAGVYNALALDATYGLYLSLFLQHGSDEAFYKSTTSTANAMAYDHNTADSYVDALWRDLYKGINRANYLLANINKPVMSEAARNVIKGEALFLRAFMYFQLVSNWGDVPLLLDPTVDSRNTDNPRTPQKAVYEQILADMIAAKNLVNSYTVTGKPVHVSKTAIMGVLARVCLKMAGHPLKETARYKDARDWADSVIQSGIHKLNIDYKQIFINETADLYDTQFNETLWEIEFYGNSTNTLKSGGRFVNYASTLNRDNVAGYAYERIGVTGTLYRMYAAGDLRRDWAIAPYSFRSSSGTEEVPKAATDIYTRSCAKWRRKYETVLPRNTDYGPANFPVIRYSDVLLMYAEADNELNGGPSATAYTAINLVRRRGYGKLLPNATNITEADLSGLGQEGFRKVLQDERARELAFEALRKGDLIRWGIFIPVMKAVGADLQANAPAGLKYSTRGYNNVSEKHNLLPIPSLEMSLNKAMEQNPLWK, encoded by the coding sequence ATGAAAAAAACAATCGTCCTGTTCATTTCGCTGACTATGCTGGCCGGGACTTCCTGTAAAAAATTCCTGGCAACGAAGCCGAAGGACTTTTCTTCGCCGGAGCAGTATTACAGCACGGAAAAAGAACTGAATGAAGCCCTCGCGGGCGTGTACAATGCACTGGCGCTGGATGCCACCTATGGCCTGTATCTTTCCCTGTTCCTGCAGCACGGCAGCGATGAGGCGTTTTACAAATCCACGACCAGCACGGCCAACGCCATGGCCTACGACCACAATACCGCAGACTCTTATGTAGACGCCCTTTGGCGCGACCTCTACAAAGGCATCAACCGGGCCAATTACCTGCTGGCCAATATCAATAAACCCGTGATGAGTGAAGCCGCCCGCAATGTGATCAAAGGCGAAGCGCTCTTCCTGCGGGCGTTCATGTATTTCCAGCTGGTATCCAACTGGGGCGATGTGCCGCTGCTCCTGGACCCGACGGTAGACAGCCGGAACACCGACAATCCCCGCACGCCGCAGAAAGCAGTATATGAACAGATACTCGCCGATATGATCGCGGCGAAAAACCTGGTGAACAGTTACACCGTTACCGGCAAACCGGTGCATGTTTCCAAAACGGCCATCATGGGCGTGCTGGCGAGGGTATGCCTCAAAATGGCCGGGCACCCGCTGAAAGAAACCGCCCGGTACAAAGATGCCCGCGACTGGGCCGACAGTGTGATACAGTCCGGCATCCACAAGCTCAATATCGATTACAAACAGATCTTCATCAACGAAACCGCCGATCTCTACGATACGCAGTTCAATGAAACGCTGTGGGAAATAGAGTTCTACGGCAACAGCACCAATACGCTGAAAAGCGGCGGCCGGTTCGTGAACTATGCGTCTACGCTGAACCGTGACAACGTTGCCGGGTACGCGTATGAAAGGATTGGCGTGACGGGTACGCTCTACCGGATGTATGCCGCCGGCGACCTGCGCCGCGACTGGGCTATTGCGCCATACAGCTTCCGGAGCAGCAGCGGAACGGAAGAAGTACCGAAAGCCGCCACGGACATCTATACCCGCAGCTGCGCCAAATGGCGGCGTAAATACGAAACCGTGCTGCCGCGCAATACCGATTACGGTCCTGCCAACTTTCCCGTGATCCGTTATTCGGACGTGCTGCTGATGTACGCGGAGGCGGACAATGAACTGAACGGCGGCCCTTCCGCTACGGCTTACACTGCCATCAACCTCGTGCGCAGAAGGGGATACGGCAAACTGTTGCCCAATGCCACCAATATTACGGAAGCGGATCTGTCCGGGTTGGGGCAGGAGGGTTTCCGGAAAGTGCTGCAGGACGAAAGGGCGCGGGAACTTGCATTTGAAGCGTTGCGCAAGGGCGACCTGATACGCTGGGGGATTTTCATACCGGTGATGAAAGCCGTGGGCGCCGACCTTCAGGCGAACGCGCCGGCGGGCCTGAAGTATTCCACAAGGGGGTATAACAATGTATCGGAGAAACATAACCTGTTGCCGATTCCCAGCCTGGAAATGTCGTTGAACAAAGCCATGGAGCAAAACCCGTTGTGGAAGTAA
- a CDS encoding alpha/beta hydrolase family protein, with product MLYRIMNKPQSYARAKGIFITGLLLLLASSAVNAQQELDVIRTWQAYSDAPNSLYRHLATAAIQQLSRRPQQYNPQQRQQWIRQTLQDAVGAFPAKTPLHAKVTGTIRKDGYTVEHIVYESQPGFYVTGSLFLPAQSGKAPAVIYCSGHSANGYRSPAYQRVMLNLVKKGFVVFAFDPVGQGERLEYYDTATRQSRHKWPSNEHSYPGAQLFMAGGTLARQMIWDGIRAVDYLLTRKEVDPQRIGITGRSGGGTQCAYIAAFDERIKAAAPENYITSFRRLFESIGPQDAEQNFLGGIARGLDMGDLLTVRAPKPCLMITTTRDMFSIQGATETAKEVTAMYAALGKKDNFGMVTDDAPHASTKKNREALYAFLQKHLAHPGNGADEEIPPLSAEELKVTPTGQVSTSLKGETIFSLHLQTAQKQQTALQAARQSPAYINAMLDSAKKLSGYRAPATAIQPVQAGRLQKNGYIIEKAFVKGEGDYVIPYLLMKPELANRKAVIYLHPLGKAKAAAQAEALLKAGFTVLAPDMVGTGETGPGAFKGDSFIDSISYNLWFATVQTGRSITGIRAGDVSLLTTLLMKNEGFKTIYGVAEKEMAPVLLHAAAFNAHISRIALIAPCSSWWSVVSSRIYQPALIQSAVAGSVGIYDLPDLAASLSPRKLLVAGATDANGNNAKDTENHTVIQAMYRHHKADNQLKITGNTGELLSWWLKD from the coding sequence ATGTTATACCGCATTATGAACAAACCGCAATCATACGCACGCGCGAAGGGGATATTCATTACAGGACTATTGCTGTTGCTGGCATCTTCCGCCGTCAACGCCCAGCAGGAACTGGACGTTATCCGTACCTGGCAGGCGTATTCCGACGCGCCCAATTCCCTCTACCGCCACCTCGCCACAGCAGCCATACAACAGCTAAGCCGCCGGCCGCAGCAATACAACCCGCAGCAGCGGCAGCAATGGATCCGGCAAACCCTGCAGGATGCCGTGGGCGCTTTTCCCGCCAAAACGCCCCTGCATGCGAAAGTCACCGGCACTATCCGGAAAGACGGCTATACGGTGGAACACATCGTGTACGAATCACAGCCGGGATTCTATGTGACCGGCTCTTTATTTCTCCCTGCGCAAAGCGGCAAAGCCCCGGCCGTGATCTATTGCAGCGGCCATTCCGCCAACGGCTACCGCTCTCCGGCTTACCAGCGCGTCATGCTGAACCTCGTGAAAAAAGGGTTCGTGGTGTTTGCTTTCGACCCGGTCGGGCAGGGAGAACGACTGGAGTATTACGATACCGCCACCCGTCAATCACGGCATAAATGGCCCTCGAATGAACACTCCTACCCCGGCGCCCAGTTATTCATGGCGGGCGGCACGCTGGCACGACAAATGATCTGGGACGGCATCCGCGCGGTCGATTACCTGCTTACCCGCAAAGAAGTGGACCCGCAGCGCATCGGCATCACAGGCCGTTCGGGCGGGGGCACGCAATGCGCTTACATCGCGGCGTTCGACGAACGGATAAAAGCGGCCGCGCCGGAAAACTATATCACCAGCTTCCGGCGGCTGTTTGAATCCATCGGTCCGCAGGATGCCGAACAGAATTTCCTGGGAGGCATCGCGCGCGGGCTCGACATGGGCGACCTGCTGACGGTGCGCGCACCCAAACCCTGCCTGATGATCACCACCACCCGCGATATGTTCTCCATACAGGGCGCCACCGAAACGGCGAAGGAAGTAACGGCGATGTATGCCGCCCTTGGGAAAAAGGATAATTTCGGAATGGTGACGGACGATGCGCCGCATGCATCCACCAAAAAGAACCGCGAAGCGCTTTATGCCTTCCTGCAAAAACACCTCGCCCACCCCGGCAATGGCGCCGATGAAGAAATCCCGCCATTGAGCGCGGAGGAACTGAAAGTAACGCCCACCGGGCAAGTCAGCACTTCGCTGAAGGGTGAAACCATTTTCAGTCTCCACCTGCAAACCGCACAAAAGCAACAAACCGCTTTACAGGCGGCGCGGCAATCGCCGGCTTACATCAACGCCATGCTGGATTCAGCCAAAAAACTGTCGGGTTACCGTGCGCCGGCCACCGCCATTCAACCTGTACAGGCTGGCCGCTTGCAGAAAAATGGCTACATCATCGAAAAGGCGTTCGTAAAAGGGGAAGGCGATTACGTGATCCCTTACCTGCTGATGAAACCGGAACTCGCTAACCGGAAGGCCGTCATCTACCTGCATCCTTTGGGCAAAGCAAAAGCGGCCGCCCAGGCGGAAGCTTTGCTGAAAGCAGGTTTCACGGTGTTGGCGCCGGATATGGTGGGCACGGGCGAAACCGGGCCGGGCGCGTTCAAAGGCGATTCCTTCATCGACAGCATCTCTTATAATTTGTGGTTCGCCACCGTGCAAACGGGCCGCAGCATCACGGGCATCCGCGCGGGCGACGTATCGTTGCTCACCACGCTGCTCATGAAAAACGAAGGATTCAAAACCATCTACGGCGTGGCGGAAAAAGAGATGGCTCCGGTACTCCTCCATGCCGCCGCATTCAACGCCCATATCTCCCGCATCGCACTCATCGCGCCCTGCAGCTCGTGGTGGTCGGTGGTGAGCAGCCGCATTTACCAGCCGGCGCTGATACAAAGCGCCGTGGCGGGCTCCGTCGGTATATACGACCTGCCCGACCTGGCCGCCAGCCTCTCACCGCGTAAACTGCTCGTGGCGGGCGCTACGGACGCGAACGGCAACAATGCGAAGGATACGGAAAACCATACCGTCATCCAGGCCATGTACCGGCACCACAAAGCGGATAACCAGCTCAAAATAACCGGTAACACAGGCGAACTGCTCTCCTGGTGGTTAAAAGACTAA
- a CDS encoding 2-hydroxyacid dehydrogenase has product MAMKVVFFSAKQYDKQFFNRENEKYGFAPEYLETHLGPHIVNAVENGTPAVCVFVNDKLTAEVIAVLAAKGVKVIALRCAGFNNVDLDAAKAHGIRVCRVPAYSPEAVAEHAVAMLLTLNRKTHKAYNRVREQNFSLNGLLGFNLYGKTVGVIGTGKIGRAFCRIMLGFGCRVLAFDPYPDEALEKGGVVYLPFGEVLREADVLSLHCPLTPDNKYLINREAIRQMKKGVTVINTSRGALLNTHDVTEGLKSGHIAYLGIDVYEQEEKLFFKDLSAAIIEDDMIQRLMSFPNVLVTGHQAFFTEEALSQIAEITMRSIDQLCNGKPVSEGVLLA; this is encoded by the coding sequence ATGGCTATGAAGGTTGTGTTCTTTTCCGCCAAACAATACGATAAACAATTTTTCAACCGGGAAAATGAAAAGTACGGCTTTGCGCCGGAGTACCTGGAGACCCACCTGGGCCCGCACATCGTCAATGCCGTCGAAAACGGCACGCCGGCGGTATGTGTTTTCGTGAACGACAAACTGACCGCCGAAGTCATCGCGGTGCTGGCCGCCAAAGGCGTGAAAGTGATCGCGCTGCGCTGCGCGGGTTTTAATAACGTAGATCTCGATGCCGCAAAAGCACATGGCATCCGCGTATGCAGGGTGCCGGCCTATTCTCCCGAAGCGGTGGCGGAGCATGCCGTCGCCATGTTACTGACCCTCAACCGGAAAACGCATAAAGCGTATAACCGCGTGCGGGAGCAGAATTTTTCCCTCAATGGCCTGCTGGGCTTTAACCTGTATGGTAAAACGGTGGGCGTGATCGGTACAGGCAAGATCGGCCGCGCTTTCTGCCGCATCATGCTTGGGTTCGGGTGCAGGGTGCTGGCTTTTGATCCTTATCCTGATGAGGCGCTGGAAAAGGGGGGAGTGGTGTATCTGCCGTTCGGGGAGGTGCTGCGCGAGGCGGATGTGTTATCCCTGCATTGCCCCCTCACGCCGGACAACAAATACCTCATCAACCGCGAAGCCATCCGGCAGATGAAAAAGGGCGTTACCGTCATCAATACCAGCCGCGGAGCCTTGCTCAATACCCACGATGTGACCGAGGGCCTGAAATCAGGTCATATCGCCTACCTCGGCATCGATGTGTATGAGCAGGAGGAAAAGCTGTTCTTCAAGGATTTGTCGGCCGCCATTATCGAAGACGATATGATACAACGGCTGATGAGTTTTCCGAACGTACTGGTTACCGGCCACCAGGCTTTTTTTACAGAAGAAGCGCTCTCGCAGATCGCGGAGATCACGATGCGCAGCATCGACCAGCTGTGCAACGGGAAGCCCGTCAGCGAAGGCGTGCTGTTAGCATAA
- a CDS encoding TonB-dependent receptor: MKWVLSALLAAALQSAAASGYAQNITINEKNAPLEKILKLIRAQSGYDFMYDKDLISRVDKVDLQVKNATVQQAMQQCLAGLPLSFYIDERMIVIRKKETAEPPQRADSTITGRVEDDKTGEAVPGVSVMVKGSEARAVTDNNGRFKIVASKGAVIMVSFMGYEKKEVTVAGAEVLVKITPAPESIREVVVTGYGEVRRRDLTGSIASVKMADFHKAPVRSFEEALAGRVAGVQVSSADGQPGAATKIVIRGNNSVTQDNSPLYVIDGFPMENPDNNALNPAEITSIEVLKDASATAIYGARGANGVVIITTKKGREGPPVITYNGYYGIQQNIRKMELMSPYEFVKYQVERDSALANPAYLANGKSIEDYRNVKGLDLQDEIFNIQPMQNHFISVSGGNKTTKYSLSGSVLNQDGVIVNTGYKRYQGRFNIDQTINPRFKIGLNANLSHLDKFGTTPATGRGAVFSSNLMYSVWGYRPVTGSTGSSLIEEDVDDAVDPLADYRFNPLSAAKNEHRKMLSDITILNAYAEYQFGKYLTLRVTGGMTKETIKNESFNNSRTPSGSPFTQTGKNNGVNGSVIFNERASYLNENTLTFNREFNKNHRINAVAGFTAQTSERTTNGHAANMVPNEALGVAGLREGTPVAVHSGASNFTLASFLGRINYTFRDKYLLTASFRSDGSSKFSEGNKWGFFPSGSFAWRLSEENFLKQLRFLSNAKLRVSYGVTGNNRVSDFAYLSAITLPAGIAYSFDNLPQKAAVLSELGTKSLKWESTAQSNIGLDLGFFNQRLTLEVDAYKKVTSDLLLDAKLPTSMGFSSAFKNIGKVQNAGLEFTVNADVLTNTALKWNTSFNISFNKNKLVQLAENQQSLLSILTWNLDFSRVPLYIAEVGQPIALYYGYQWEGNYQYSDFDQTGSGAYVLKTGVPTYHTNRAVTQPGGIRYRDMNNDGVINTDDRTVIGDPNPDYTGGFSNNFSYRGFDLNVFFQFTVGQEIFNANRIIFEGGGRMHQNMFATYRHRWTPENQNNTYFRTNGGGPTDFGYSSRLVEDGSYLRLKTVALGYNFPAHIIKKAKLTGLRIYASAQNLITWTRYSGFDPEVSAFDSALTPGFDYSVYPRARTITFGLNLTL, encoded by the coding sequence ATGAAATGGGTGCTGTCAGCGCTGCTGGCCGCCGCCCTGCAAAGCGCGGCCGCTTCCGGTTATGCGCAAAACATTACCATCAACGAAAAGAATGCGCCGCTGGAAAAAATACTGAAGCTCATCCGCGCGCAGAGCGGGTACGACTTCATGTACGACAAAGACCTGATCAGCCGGGTAGACAAGGTGGACCTGCAGGTGAAGAACGCCACGGTGCAGCAGGCCATGCAGCAATGCCTGGCCGGTTTGCCGCTCAGTTTTTACATCGACGAGCGGATGATCGTAATCCGCAAAAAAGAAACCGCCGAACCGCCGCAACGGGCAGACAGTACCATTACCGGCAGGGTGGAGGATGATAAAACGGGCGAGGCCGTGCCGGGTGTATCCGTGATGGTGAAAGGCAGCGAAGCCCGCGCCGTGACGGATAACAATGGCCGCTTCAAGATTGTCGCGTCGAAGGGCGCCGTGATCATGGTGAGTTTCATGGGGTACGAAAAAAAAGAAGTGACGGTGGCGGGCGCCGAAGTGCTCGTGAAAATCACGCCCGCCCCCGAATCCATCCGCGAAGTAGTGGTAACCGGGTATGGCGAAGTGCGGCGAAGGGATCTCACCGGCTCGATCGCATCGGTGAAGATGGCGGATTTTCATAAAGCGCCCGTGCGTTCGTTCGAGGAAGCCCTTGCCGGCCGCGTGGCAGGTGTGCAGGTGAGCTCCGCCGACGGCCAGCCGGGCGCGGCCACCAAAATCGTGATCAGGGGTAATAACTCCGTTACGCAGGATAATTCGCCGCTGTACGTGATCGACGGGTTTCCGATGGAAAACCCCGATAACAACGCCCTCAATCCCGCCGAAATCACCAGCATCGAAGTGCTCAAAGATGCTTCGGCCACGGCCATTTACGGGGCGCGGGGCGCGAACGGCGTGGTGATCATCACGACGAAGAAAGGCCGTGAAGGCCCGCCGGTGATTACCTACAACGGCTATTACGGCATCCAGCAGAACATCCGGAAAATGGAACTGATGAGCCCGTACGAGTTCGTGAAATACCAGGTGGAGCGGGACAGTGCGCTGGCCAACCCCGCCTACCTTGCCAACGGCAAATCGATCGAAGATTACCGGAACGTAAAGGGCCTCGACCTGCAGGACGAGATCTTCAACATACAGCCCATGCAGAACCATTTTATTTCCGTCAGCGGCGGTAATAAAACCACGAAATATTCCCTTTCCGGTTCCGTTCTGAACCAGGACGGCGTGATCGTCAATACCGGGTATAAACGTTACCAGGGGCGCTTCAATATCGATCAGACCATCAATCCCCGTTTCAAGATCGGGCTCAACGCCAACCTCAGCCACCTCGACAAATTCGGCACCACACCGGCCACCGGCAGGGGCGCGGTATTTTCCAGCAACCTGATGTACAGCGTATGGGGCTACCGGCCGGTGACAGGCAGCACAGGCAGTTCACTGATAGAGGAAGATGTGGACGATGCGGTGGACCCGCTGGCCGATTACCGGTTCAACCCGTTGTCGGCCGCAAAGAACGAGCACCGCAAGATGCTGTCGGACATTACGATCCTGAATGCTTACGCCGAGTACCAGTTCGGCAAATACCTCACGCTGCGCGTTACGGGCGGCATGACGAAAGAAACCATCAAAAACGAATCGTTCAACAACAGCAGAACGCCCAGCGGCAGCCCGTTCACGCAAACGGGAAAAAACAACGGCGTGAACGGCTCCGTGATTTTCAATGAAAGGGCCAGCTACCTTAACGAAAACACGCTCACCTTTAACAGGGAATTCAATAAAAACCACCGCATCAATGCCGTGGCGGGCTTTACGGCGCAAACCAGCGAACGCACCACCAATGGACATGCCGCCAATATGGTGCCCAACGAAGCGCTGGGCGTTGCGGGACTGCGCGAAGGCACGCCGGTGGCCGTACATTCCGGTGCTTCCAATTTTACGCTCGCTTCTTTTCTCGGGAGGATCAACTACACCTTCCGCGATAAGTATCTGCTTACCGCTTCGTTCCGCTCGGACGGGTCTTCCAAATTTTCAGAAGGCAACAAGTGGGGGTTTTTTCCCTCCGGCTCATTTGCATGGCGGCTCAGCGAGGAGAATTTTCTGAAGCAGCTCCGTTTTCTTTCCAATGCCAAACTGCGTGTGAGCTATGGTGTAACGGGCAACAACCGCGTGTCCGACTTTGCTTACCTGTCGGCCATCACCCTGCCTGCGGGCATTGCCTACAGTTTCGACAACCTGCCGCAGAAAGCGGCCGTTTTATCCGAGCTGGGCACCAAAAGCCTGAAATGGGAAAGCACGGCGCAAAGCAACATCGGCCTGGACCTCGGTTTCTTCAACCAGCGCCTCACACTGGAAGTGGATGCGTACAAAAAGGTGACGTCCGATCTGCTGCTCGACGCGAAGCTGCCTACCTCGATGGGGTTCTCCAGTGCTTTCAAAAACATCGGGAAGGTGCAGAACGCCGGGCTGGAGTTTACCGTCAATGCCGATGTGCTGACCAACACCGCCCTGAAATGGAATACCTCGTTCAATATTTCGTTCAACAAAAACAAGCTGGTGCAGCTGGCGGAAAACCAGCAGTCGCTGCTCTCCATTCTCACCTGGAACCTCGATTTCAGCCGGGTGCCGCTGTACATCGCCGAAGTGGGCCAGCCCATTGCGCTGTACTATGGTTACCAGTGGGAGGGCAATTACCAGTACAGCGATTTCGATCAGACGGGCTCAGGCGCCTATGTGCTGAAAACGGGCGTGCCCACCTATCATACCAACCGCGCCGTTACGCAGCCGGGCGGCATCCGCTACCGCGACATGAATAACGACGGCGTCATCAACACAGACGACCGTACCGTGATCGGCGATCCCAATCCCGACTATACGGGCGGGTTCAGTAATAACTTTTCCTACCGGGGATTCGACCTGAACGTATTTTTCCAGTTTACGGTGGGGCAGGAGATCTTCAATGCCAACCGCATTATTTTCGAAGGCGGCGGCAGGATGCACCAGAACATGTTTGCCACCTACCGGCACCGCTGGACGCCGGAGAACCAGAACAACACCTATTTCCGCACCAACGGCGGCGGCCCCACCGATTTCGGGTATTCTTCCCGGCTGGTGGAAGACGGTTCTTACCTGCGCCTGAAAACGGTGGCGCTGGGCTACAATTTTCCCGCGCACATCATTAAAAAAGCAAAACTGACGGGCCTGCGTATTTATGCCTCCGCGCAGAACCTCATTACCTGGACGCGCTATTCCGGCTTCGACCCGGAAGTATCCGCCTTCGATTCCGCGCTCACGCCCGGGTTTGACTATTCGGTATACCCGCGCGCCCGCACCATCACCTTTGGCCTTAATCTGACATTATAA